A part of Desertifilum tharense IPPAS B-1220 genomic DNA contains:
- a CDS encoding 3'(2'),5'-bisphosphate nucleotidase CysQ, translating into MNILACDRQIQSVLRQCGQQIQSLVLQQFAIEQKGPGDYVTDIDRLLDRQLAAAFQEMFPHDGAITEENARSRKLFHESYSRLWLIDPLDGTEDFIQGEQSYAVMVGLLQDAQPSAGWIYAPATDTLYAGGPGWGVWQVQGENARQPIAAVPPIGSPFAASMLLGDKDQANFGEAIAQILPELKFYSLGSFGLKVMEVVCGRAGLYVYLNGRVKLWDTVGPVAIAKAAGLVCCDLEGNPLSFHPDAIHPDTLAHYQPIIIGWPEYVEALRPKLQSAIASVN; encoded by the coding sequence ATGAACATTCTTGCTTGCGATCGCCAAATTCAATCGGTACTCCGCCAATGCGGTCAACAGATTCAGTCGCTAGTCTTGCAGCAATTTGCGATTGAGCAAAAAGGACCCGGAGACTACGTGACCGACATTGACCGCTTGCTCGATCGGCAGCTAGCGGCAGCGTTTCAGGAGATGTTTCCCCACGATGGGGCGATTACAGAAGAAAATGCGCGATCGCGAAAGCTCTTCCACGAAAGCTATTCGCGTTTGTGGCTGATCGACCCCTTAGATGGGACAGAAGATTTTATTCAAGGCGAACAAAGCTATGCAGTGATGGTTGGCCTGTTGCAGGATGCTCAACCGAGTGCGGGTTGGATATATGCACCGGCAACGGATACCCTCTATGCGGGCGGGCCGGGGTGGGGGGTGTGGCAGGTTCAAGGAGAGAATGCCAGACAACCGATCGCGGCGGTTCCTCCCATCGGTTCCCCGTTCGCCGCTTCAATGCTTTTGGGGGATAAAGACCAGGCGAATTTTGGAGAGGCGATCGCCCAAATCCTACCAGAGTTAAAATTTTACTCGCTGGGCAGCTTTGGTCTCAAGGTGATGGAAGTGGTTTGCGGTCGGGCGGGTTTGTATGTGTATCTCAATGGTCGCGTTAAACTCTGGGATACGGTGGGGCCGGTGGCGATCGCCAAAGCGGCGGGTTTGGTGTGTTGCGACTTAGAAGGAAATCCCTTAAGCTTCCACCCCGATGCGATTCACCCGGATACCTTGGCGCATTATCAACCGATTATTAT
- a CDS encoding DUF1257 domain-containing protein, with translation MSHFSTLRTKITDAEILKASLRDLGITVKTEADVRGYNGQRVRSDIVAVLEGEYDLGWSRNADGSFDLIADLWGVAKKHNQTELINSINQKYAVNKTLAEVKRPGLQNANVKLVLQK, from the coding sequence ATGTCTCACTTTAGCACTCTGCGGACCAAAATCACTGATGCTGAAATCCTGAAAGCTTCTTTGCGCGATCTGGGCATCACCGTGAAAACGGAAGCAGATGTTCGCGGTTACAACGGCCAACGCGTTCGTTCTGATATCGTTGCTGTTCTCGAAGGCGAATATGACCTCGGTTGGTCTCGCAATGCTGATGGTTCCTTTGACCTGATTGCTGACCTGTGGGGTGTTGCTAAGAAGCACAATCAAACCGAACTGATCAACTCCATTAATCAGAAGTATGCAGTGAATAAGACCTTGGCTGAAGTCAAGCGTCCTGGTTTGCAAAACGCTAACGTCAAACTCGTTTTACAAAAGTAG